Within the Cetobacterium sp. 8H genome, the region TTTTCTTATTTTTATGTTCATATATCGAATAATAACAACTTCTTATACATACTTCAAGGTAATTAAATTCCTTAAGTTAGTATTTTTTTGTCATTTTTAATAGATATGACTTTTTTTTACCATTTTTAGATAGTTTTTTACCTTGTTTAGATATTATTTTTTTGTTATTCTAAAAATGAAACAATGATTACTTTATTTTTGGAGGAGATTATAATGAGATTTTATGATTATTTAATGCCTAGTGTTAACTTTTTTGGACCAGGATGTCTTAGTGTAGTTGGGGATAGAGCTCAAATACTAAACGGAAAAAAAGCTTTAATTGTTACGGATAAATTTTTACACTCTTTAAAAGATGGAGCTGTTGAAAAAACTATAAAGTATTTAGATGAAGTTGGAATTCAAAGCGTAATATTTGATAATGTTGAGCCAAATCCTAAAGATACAAATGTGTATGAAGGTGCTGATATATATAGAAAAGAAGGGTGTGACATGATTATCACAGTTGGAGGAGGTTCGCCTCATGATTGTGGTAAAGGAATCGGAATAGCTGTTACACATCCAGGAGATATTTGTGATTATGCTGGAATTGAGACTTTAATAAATCCACTTCCTCCAATTATCGCTATCAATACTACAGCAGGAACTGCTTCTGAAGTTACAAGACATGCAGTTATTACTAATACTAAAACTAAAGTAAAGTTTGTCATTGTTAGTTGGAGAAACTTACCACAAGTTTCCATTAATGATCCATTACTTATGGTTGGAAAACCAGCTGGATTAACTGCTGCTACAGGTATGGATGCTCTTACTCATGCTATTGAAGCATATGTGTCAAAAGATGCTAATCCTGTTACAGATGCTGCTGCTATTCAAGCAATTAAACTGATCTCACAAAATTTAAGACAAGCTGTTGCTAATGGGGAAAATTTAAAGGCTAGAGAAAATATGGCGTATGGGTCACTTTTAGCTGGTATGGCATTTAATAATGGAAATTTAGGTTATGTTCATGCTATGGCCCATCAATTAGGTGGACTTTATGATATGCCACATGGTGTTGCGAACGCTATGCTACTTCCTCATGTTTGTCGTTATAATATGATTGCTAATCTTGAAAAATTCGCTGATATAGCTGAATTTATGGGAGAGAAAATAGATGGATTATCAGTTGTTGAAGCTGCAGAAAAATCTATAGATGCTATTTTAAGACTTTCAAGTGATGTTGGAATTCCTAAGAGCTTAAGAGAAGCAGGAGTTAAAGAAGAAGATATTGAACTTATGTCAATTAATGCTTTAAAAGATGGAAATGCTTTTAGTAATCCAAGAAAAGGAAATGAAAAAGAAGTTGCTAATATATTTAGAAGCGCTATGTAATAGCTAATAAAAAAGCCTCCAATTGGAGGCTTTTTTTATTAGCTATATGAACTGGGGTAGATTTTAGAATTTTACAGGAATTTTCTCGAATATAGAGAACAATATTAATATATAAGCTTAAAGAATTTACAAATAGAATTTTGAATGGGGGGAAAGATGAGAAAATTAAAATTGTTAACAGTATATTCTATTATTACTATGTGTACTTTTTCTCAAGATGGAGCTATAAAGCTGGAAGATTCAGTTATTGTTTCAACCACAGGATTTGAGACACCTCTTTTTTCAGAGAATAAAAATGTTACAGTTTTATTTAAAGAGCAGATTGACAATGGAAATTATAAAAATGTAGAAGATGTTTTAAGAGATGCACCCAATATAATTGTCCAAGATACATATTTTGGACCAAGAGTTGATATTAGAGGAAATGGAGAAAAATCAATTTCTAAAGTAAAAGTTTTATTAGATGGAATAGCTTTAAATCCAATTGAAGATGCTATGGGAACGCTTCCTATTAATACTATATCCTTAAACTCTATCGAGAAAATAGAGATAATTCCTAGTGGAGGAACTGTTTTAAACGGTTCAGGAAGTTCAGGTGGAGTTGTAAATATTATAACAAAAACTTCTTTAAAAAAAGAATTTCTAGTTTTCGAAGGCGGAGTGAAGTCCTATGATTTTAGAGATATAGGTCTATCATTAGGACAGAATTTAAGTGAGGATATATATGGAAACTTCAATTATAGTTATTTGAAAGGTAATGGCTATAGAGATGGAGATTCTCAAGAGTCTAATAATTTTAATGGAGGAATAGATTATACTTTAGATGAAAAAAATAGACTTAAATTTCAGATAGGATATTTTGATGAAAATAGAGATTATTCTACGGGAGTAGATAAAAAAGAGTTAGAAAAAGATAGAAAAGCTATGGGATTTCCAATTATAAGTACTTTTAAAAGAGAGAGCTATGTTTTAGATTATGAATATAAGCTTAATGATTCTTTAACTATTTTAAATACTTTTTACTATAATAGCTCTAAAAGAGATTTTACTGAAAACTCTCTTATGGATTATGAGATCCCAAAATTAGGAAGTATGCCTTTTGATATTTTAGGAAAGGATTTACCAGTCTCAATGCATGGATTTTTTAAAGAAGAAGGAAAAGGTGCAAAAGTAAGAGGGAAATATACCTATGAAAAAGGGGAAACTATTTTAGGTTATGACTATAACTATACAAAACTTCTTAGAACTAGTGAGATTCAAGCAAACGGTTATTTTTTTCCAAAGTTAATGCCAAATTTTAAAATAAAAGGGGATGTGAGAGTAGATTTAAGAAATGATATTTTTAAAGAGACAAATGCTCTCTATGGAATAAATAAATATAACATAACAGATCGATTAGAACTTATTTTGGGAGCTAGGTATGAACATTCAAGATTTGGTGGGAAAAGAATTAACGAAACTGAGATACTCTCAATGAATAGGATTTATGAGTATAAAGAGTTAGAAAGCCAAGAAAAAAGTGACAACTATGCTTTTGAGTTAGGGACAAATTATAGATATAGTGACTCTGGAACAATTTATACAGGATATGAAAGAGGTTTTACATCACCATTACCAGGTCAAATTACAGATAAAATAGATATGAAATATGTTCCAAATAATTTGAAATCAGAGACTTCAGATAACTTTGAAATTGGAGCTAGAGATATCATAGGAGAGACTTTTGTAAATTTCTCTTTATTTCTTACTTTTACTCATGATGAAATTATGCTGATTCAAAAGAACTCATATAATCCTGCAATAAAAGAGTGGCAATATAAAAATTTGAATGAGGTTAGAAAGTTTGGAGGAGAATTATATTTAGAACAGTACTTTGAAAAGCTGACAACATATCAATCGGTTTCATATGTGCACACAGAGATAACAGAGGGGCTATACAGCGGCGAGGAGTTACCTATGGTACCTAAGGGTAAAATAATATTAGGAATGGGTTATGAGTTGAATGATAGAGCCACAATCAATGCTAACTTTAATTTGATTGGAAGCTATATGGTTAAAGAATATGATAGAGATAATATACCAGTAAATACACAGATTAATAGCTATAACTATACTGATATCATGATGACTTATAAGATAACAGAACTTTTTAGTATAAGTTTTGGAATCAACAATCTATTCAATCAAAAGTATAACTATGAAGAGATGAGTACAATATCAGTTCCAGCTCCGGGTATAAATTATTTTCTTTCAGGAAAAGTTCAGATTTAAAAAGTTATATATTTTGAAGCTAGCTATATTAACTTATAGCTAGCTTTTTTATTAGTTAACTTGCTAATTTAAGATTGATTGACCTGCGATAATTCCAAAAATGAGACTATCAGAGATAGCAGTTCCAGTTAGACAGCTAGCCCCATGCAATCCACCAGTAACTTCACCAGCAGCAAAAAATTTTTTTATAGGAATATTTTCATCATCTAAAACTTGAGCATGTTCATCTATTAATATACCACCATTTGTATAATGAACAGATGGAGAAATCTTTAAAAAATAAAAAGGAGGAATTAAAATTTTAAAGTTAAGATTTCTACGATTAAACTCTAAGTCTTCATGGTTTATAACATAATTGTTATAGTTGCTAATTGTATTTTTTAAATTTTGTGAGTTGATTTCCATAAAATCACAGCCTTCTTCAATAGTATTAAAAGATTTAAAAGAATTTATAGATGTAATTCTAAAAAGTTCATCTTTAAATTTCTTAGTATAATTAAATTTTTTTTCTAAGAAACTGTCCCAAATTATAAAAGCACACTGATTTTCTTGTGAAAGAATATTTTCTGAAAGAATATTCCTATTTAAATTTTCTTTAGCAAATCGGCATCCGTTTTTATTGATAAGAATAGCCCCATCATAAATGGCATATCCTATATGAGAAAGTTCACCAGAATTATAATTAGCAAATGGAATAGTTTCAACACATTCCATATTTGAAAGTTTAGCTCCTATTTTTGTAGAAAATATAATACCATCACCAGTGCTTCCGCTATTGTTCGTACAGTTGTATCTAGAGTCAAGATTTTTAACAAAAGATTGTCTAAGAAATAAGTTATTACTAAATCCTCCGCTAGCAAGAATAACTCTTTTATTAGCCATAATTTTTTTTTCTATTCCCTTAATTTCAAAAATAGCTCCTTTGACCTCTTTATTTTCATAAATTAAATTTTTACAGATTGAATTAGTAAAGATTTGTACTCCAAGATTTAAAGCTCTTTCATTTAGTCTAGAAATTAATTCTACTCCATATCGTCCAGGAATTTTTTTCTGAAGATATTCGTTAATTTTAAATTTAAATATTCCCTCATTTTCAAATTTAAAATTAATTTCTTCAGACAACCAATTTTCTAAATTTTTTAAATTTTTTAAAAAAGTATCCACTAATTTAACTGAATTCATTCCTTTTCCAACAGATAAAAGATCTGTTTTTAGATTCTCAACACTTTTTATATTACTAAAATCAGGAAATATAAATGTTCCAAGAGATAAAAGTGTATTTCCACCAATATATGGCATTTTTTCAAAAATAGCAACAGATAATCCTTGTTTTCTAGCTTCTATTGAAGCTGCAAGACCAGCAGCTCCGCATCCTATTATGATGACATCAAAAATAGAATCAGAACTTTTAGATTGATTTTTATCCCATCCTATTTTTGGAAGAATATTAGATTTAAAAAATAGAAAATTTAAATAATTTTTATCACCGCCAGCATTTATAAGAGCATCTTTTACAGCACTTTTAATACCTTTAGAAGTGTAAGAACAACCTGATGTATTGGGTATATAAATAGAGTTTTCCTGCTCTATAATTTTGGGAATAATCTCAAAAGCAGGTGCAGAAATTATAGGTGTTTCTCTATGAGAAAGAATAGTTATTTTTTTTATTTTATTTTTGCAAATTAAAACTTTTAAATTTATTTCGCCATTGTATCCAAGTCCATAAGAAGGATAAACTCCATCTTTCAAAATTAAATTTTTAGATTCTTGTATCTCTAATGGGATTTGTATTTCTTTAATATAACTTTTATTATTTTGAGGCATAAAAAAATTTATAAGTTCAATTTCATAAAACTGTTTTTTTAAATTCAAATTATTTTTTAAAGCAAAATCAAACATTTTTTTTAAAGCGAGTTCTCTATTTTCTGAGTAAGTAATTGTTAAAAAAATTCCATTTTCAATAGTATCATAGCTAGAGTTATTTTTGTCTTGAAAAATTAAAATTGGAGAATCAACCACAGAATTTTCTTTGTTTGTAAAAAAGACATTTCCTAAATGAGCATATCCATTTCCAATTGTGGTATCAAGTAGTTGAAAAGTACTTAAAATATTTTCTGAAAGTATATTATCATCTAAAGATATGTAATTTCTTTTTGGAAAATTTTTAATTGCTATTTTATCGTGAACATTGATATTTAGAACCTCCATAGAATAGAGAATATTTTTTTTGATCTCTTTCAATTCATCTATTTTCTTATTAATTTCTTCTAATTTTTTTTGATGATTTTGAAAAAAAAGATTTATATTTTGATTTTGAGAATTTTTTATATGTTCTTGAATTTCTTTTAAATTAAATCCTTTTTGTTTAAGAGAGTCGATCAATTTAATTTTTAAAAGTTGATAGTTTTTATAATATCTATAGCCTGTCTTAGGATTGATATAATCAGGAACAATTAAGTTAATATCACTATAATATCGAATAGTTTTTTCACTTAAAGAAGATTTTTTGCTTAATTCACCAATACTTAAAAACTCTTTTTTCATTTATTTCCCCCAAAATATATTTGTTTATAAAAGATTATAGTTTATTTTTTTAAAATATGGAAGAATAAAAAACTTTCCAGTAACTAGAGAGTTTTTTTTGAGAAAAAATATAAAATTAAGAATACCCTAGTAGTGGATAATTTAGAGGAAAAATTAAAATAAAAATT harbors:
- a CDS encoding iron-containing alcohol dehydrogenase, which encodes MRFYDYLMPSVNFFGPGCLSVVGDRAQILNGKKALIVTDKFLHSLKDGAVEKTIKYLDEVGIQSVIFDNVEPNPKDTNVYEGADIYRKEGCDMIITVGGGSPHDCGKGIGIAVTHPGDICDYAGIETLINPLPPIIAINTTAGTASEVTRHAVITNTKTKVKFVIVSWRNLPQVSINDPLLMVGKPAGLTAATGMDALTHAIEAYVSKDANPVTDAAAIQAIKLISQNLRQAVANGENLKARENMAYGSLLAGMAFNNGNLGYVHAMAHQLGGLYDMPHGVANAMLLPHVCRYNMIANLEKFADIAEFMGEKIDGLSVVEAAEKSIDAILRLSSDVGIPKSLREAGVKEEDIELMSINALKDGNAFSNPRKGNEKEVANIFRSAM
- a CDS encoding TonB-dependent receptor, whose amino-acid sequence is MRKLKLLTVYSIITMCTFSQDGAIKLEDSVIVSTTGFETPLFSENKNVTVLFKEQIDNGNYKNVEDVLRDAPNIIVQDTYFGPRVDIRGNGEKSISKVKVLLDGIALNPIEDAMGTLPINTISLNSIEKIEIIPSGGTVLNGSGSSGGVVNIITKTSLKKEFLVFEGGVKSYDFRDIGLSLGQNLSEDIYGNFNYSYLKGNGYRDGDSQESNNFNGGIDYTLDEKNRLKFQIGYFDENRDYSTGVDKKELEKDRKAMGFPIISTFKRESYVLDYEYKLNDSLTILNTFYYNSSKRDFTENSLMDYEIPKLGSMPFDILGKDLPVSMHGFFKEEGKGAKVRGKYTYEKGETILGYDYNYTKLLRTSEIQANGYFFPKLMPNFKIKGDVRVDLRNDIFKETNALYGINKYNITDRLELILGARYEHSRFGGKRINETEILSMNRIYEYKELESQEKSDNYAFELGTNYRYSDSGTIYTGYERGFTSPLPGQITDKIDMKYVPNNLKSETSDNFEIGARDIIGETFVNFSLFLTFTHDEIMLIQKNSYNPAIKEWQYKNLNEVRKFGGELYLEQYFEKLTTYQSVSYVHTEITEGLYSGEELPMVPKGKIILGMGYELNDRATINANFNLIGSYMVKEYDRDNIPVNTQINSYNYTDIMMTYKITELFSISFGINNLFNQKYNYEEMSTISVPAPGINYFLSGKVQI
- a CDS encoding flavocytochrome c — encoded protein: MKKEFLSIGELSKKSSLSEKTIRYYSDINLIVPDYINPKTGYRYYKNYQLLKIKLIDSLKQKGFNLKEIQEHIKNSQNQNINLFFQNHQKKLEEINKKIDELKEIKKNILYSMEVLNINVHDKIAIKNFPKRNYISLDDNILSENILSTFQLLDTTIGNGYAHLGNVFFTNKENSVVDSPILIFQDKNNSSYDTIENGIFLTITYSENRELALKKMFDFALKNNLNLKKQFYEIELINFFMPQNNKSYIKEIQIPLEIQESKNLILKDGVYPSYGLGYNGEINLKVLICKNKIKKITILSHRETPIISAPAFEIIPKIIEQENSIYIPNTSGCSYTSKGIKSAVKDALINAGGDKNYLNFLFFKSNILPKIGWDKNQSKSSDSIFDVIIIGCGAAGLAASIEARKQGLSVAIFEKMPYIGGNTLLSLGTFIFPDFSNIKSVENLKTDLLSVGKGMNSVKLVDTFLKNLKNLENWLSEEINFKFENEGIFKFKINEYLQKKIPGRYGVELISRLNERALNLGVQIFTNSICKNLIYENKEVKGAIFEIKGIEKKIMANKRVILASGGFSNNLFLRQSFVKNLDSRYNCTNNSGSTGDGIIFSTKIGAKLSNMECVETIPFANYNSGELSHIGYAIYDGAILINKNGCRFAKENLNRNILSENILSQENQCAFIIWDSFLEKKFNYTKKFKDELFRITSINSFKSFNTIEEGCDFMEINSQNLKNTISNYNNYVINHEDLEFNRRNLNFKILIPPFYFLKISPSVHYTNGGILIDEHAQVLDDENIPIKKFFAAGEVTGGLHGASCLTGTAISDSLIFGIIAGQSILN